The following coding sequences are from one Paenibacillus tundrae window:
- a CDS encoding helix-turn-helix domain-containing protein: MDIGSAIRTIRKQKQITIMQMCEGTGLSKGFISNVENNKTSPSIATLESIADYLNVPLPYLLLTPEQRMNVVRKHERQETTAGSGQIKVQHLTAKGAMRMSIVELPPGASTGISKHVGEESHLILQGKIRAEQGEDVELLEEGDSFTWNAIVPHEVANIGDEPAIVLIAVSKELDLDQLWNA, translated from the coding sequence ATGGATATTGGCTCAGCCATTCGTACGATCCGCAAACAGAAACAGATTACCATTATGCAAATGTGTGAAGGTACAGGCTTGTCCAAAGGATTTATTAGCAATGTGGAAAATAATAAAACATCACCATCAATCGCTACGCTCGAAAGTATAGCCGATTATCTTAACGTGCCACTTCCTTATCTGTTGCTGACACCAGAACAACGGATGAACGTGGTACGCAAGCATGAACGCCAGGAGACCACTGCGGGTAGTGGGCAGATCAAGGTACAGCATCTCACCGCCAAGGGTGCCATGCGCATGTCCATCGTGGAACTTCCGCCGGGAGCGTCGACAGGTATTAGCAAACATGTGGGAGAAGAGAGCCATCTTATTTTACAGGGCAAAATTCGCGCAGAGCAGGGCGAGGACGTTGAGCTGCTTGAAGAAGGTGATTCCTTCACTTGGAATGCCATCGTGCCGCATGAGGTCGCCAACATCGGAGATGAACCGGCCATTGTGTTAATCGCCGTATCGAAGGAGCTGGATTTGGATCAATTGTGGAATGCCTAG
- a CDS encoding glyoxalase superfamily protein, whose amino-acid sequence MLKGIVPILRMFDENKAKEFYLNYLGFQLDWEHRFEPDMPLYMQISRDTIIIHLSEHHGDCTPGAALRVETDDVQALHQQLQLSNYKYARPGVEDTPWHSREMTVTDPFGNRIIFAQTMTE is encoded by the coding sequence ATGTTAAAAGGTATTGTCCCTATTCTGAGGATGTTTGATGAGAACAAGGCAAAAGAATTCTACCTGAACTACCTCGGTTTTCAATTGGATTGGGAGCATCGATTTGAGCCGGATATGCCCTTATATATGCAGATTTCGCGTGATACAATTATCATCCATCTATCGGAGCATCATGGGGATTGTACGCCCGGAGCGGCGCTACGAGTAGAGACAGACGATGTGCAAGCGTTGCATCAGCAACTTCAACTCTCCAACTACAAATATGCCCGACCTGGTGTTGAGGACACGCCTTGGCATTCAAGGGAGATGACTGTAACTGATCCGTTTGGTAACCGAATTATTTTTGCTCAGACCATGACGGAGTAG
- a CDS encoding alpha/beta hydrolase yields MQSTYIHEVRLPAHYNADQQYPVIFALHGMGSDEQDMLRLMEPLQSDFIIVAVRGPIVQGGGYAFFQIKSIGNPIRELYDASVEGLQQLIVELSSKYAIDPSRRYIAGFSQGAIMAMTLALVMGDAIKGIVAMSGYLPQFVKSEYTLQPNPALSAFISHGDQDHLFPLQLGEDNANFFRQYTDHVTYVPYHGGHHVTPELYQQFQHFLRTDAILLTEEPKGLNS; encoded by the coding sequence ATGCAATCAACGTATATTCATGAAGTCCGTCTTCCTGCTCATTACAATGCAGATCAACAATATCCCGTCATCTTCGCTCTGCACGGCATGGGGTCAGATGAACAAGATATGCTCCGTTTGATGGAGCCCTTGCAGTCTGATTTTATTATCGTGGCGGTGCGTGGGCCGATCGTTCAAGGTGGCGGTTATGCATTTTTTCAGATCAAGAGCATTGGCAATCCAATCCGTGAATTATATGATGCGTCCGTTGAAGGACTACAGCAATTAATAGTTGAACTGTCCTCCAAGTATGCTATTGACCCTTCGAGACGTTATATTGCCGGGTTCAGCCAAGGCGCTATTATGGCGATGACTCTTGCCCTCGTGATGGGAGATGCCATCAAAGGCATTGTCGCGATGAGTGGTTATCTACCGCAATTTGTGAAAAGCGAATACACGCTTCAACCGAATCCAGCATTATCTGCGTTTATCTCCCATGGTGATCAGGATCATCTATTCCCACTGCAGTTGGGTGAAGATAATGCGAATTTCTTCCGTCAATATACCGATCACGTCACCTACGTACCTTATCACGGCGGTCATCATGTGACTCCCGAGCTATACCAACAATTCCAACACTTCCTTCGGACAGATGCGATCCTGCTAACCGAAGAACCGAAAGGACTGAATTCATAA
- a CDS encoding DODA-type extradiol aromatic ring-opening family dioxygenase, which translates to MMPSLFIAHGAPSLALEENAYTEFLQELGQTLPKPKAIVLFSAHWEATTQQVSSVAEYETIYDFGGFQPELYQIKYPAQGHAETTAEVERLFTEAGIPVQTDDVRGLDHGAWVVLRLLYPEADIPVVTLSVNRYLTGQQQYQVGQALGSLREQDVLVIGSGGTVHNLRRLNWGSNEIDPWALEFDNWLQDKLENWDTESLFAYDTLAPSAQAAVPTPEHFVPLLLAMGAGDRNKQATLMFKAYQLGNLSLSCWKFD; encoded by the coding sequence ATGATGCCATCTCTATTTATTGCACACGGTGCCCCGTCCCTTGCATTGGAGGAAAATGCATACACTGAATTTTTGCAGGAACTCGGACAAACGCTACCTAAACCTAAAGCGATCGTTTTGTTCTCCGCTCACTGGGAAGCAACGACGCAACAAGTCTCTTCTGTCGCGGAGTATGAGACAATTTATGATTTTGGCGGATTCCAGCCTGAATTGTATCAGATCAAATATCCTGCTCAGGGACATGCTGAGACCACCGCTGAGGTTGAACGTCTATTCACGGAAGCCGGAATACCGGTGCAGACAGATGATGTACGCGGATTGGATCACGGGGCATGGGTTGTGCTTCGTCTGCTCTACCCCGAAGCCGACATTCCTGTTGTCACTTTATCTGTAAACCGATATCTGACAGGACAACAACAGTATCAGGTAGGACAAGCACTCGGTTCCTTGCGCGAGCAAGATGTTCTTGTTATTGGCAGCGGCGGAACTGTGCATAATCTCCGTCGTCTAAACTGGGGCAGCAACGAAATAGACCCTTGGGCGCTGGAGTTCGACAATTGGTTACAGGACAAATTGGAGAACTGGGATACCGAGTCTCTGTTTGCCTACGATACACTTGCTCCTTCTGCGCAAGCAGCCGTGCCTACACCAGAACACTTCGTACCTTTGCTACTTGCAATGGGTGCTGGGGATCGCAACAAGCAGGCGACCTTGATGTTCAAAGCCTATCAGCTGGGCAATCTAAGTCTGTCCTGTTGGAAGTTTGATTAA
- a CDS encoding SMI1/KNR4 family protein, which yields MSEQRIYALMDELDAMLDEKVQDEENEELLAAYRELDGVTDEQLDAFEQEYGVRLPADFRAFYKRKNGSGYGFHILYPTDAEGSQDTAFYLLSLEKIHREQATVVENKLEDFYTAEEMSTLDARIKPYLFQKKWVTFGMLGGGSLYLMFDFDPTTEGTYGQIIMYKHDPDFIYYVAGTFTELLEQSNKNLRALDAIEY from the coding sequence ATGTCGGAACAACGAATATATGCATTGATGGACGAGCTTGATGCTATGTTGGATGAGAAAGTACAGGATGAGGAAAATGAAGAGCTACTTGCCGCCTATCGTGAGCTAGACGGTGTCACAGACGAACAGTTGGATGCATTCGAGCAGGAATATGGTGTGCGTTTGCCCGCGGATTTTCGTGCATTTTACAAACGCAAAAATGGGAGTGGTTATGGCTTTCATATCCTATATCCTACCGATGCTGAAGGCAGCCAAGACACCGCATTTTATCTATTATCGCTAGAGAAGATTCACAGAGAGCAAGCCACGGTTGTAGAGAATAAGCTGGAAGACTTCTACACTGCTGAGGAGATGAGCACACTGGATGCCCGAATCAAGCCTTATCTGTTTCAAAAGAAATGGGTTACCTTCGGGATGTTGGGAGGCGGTTCATTATATCTAATGTTCGATTTCGATCCAACCACAGAAGGGACATATGGACAGATCATTATGTACAAGCATGACCCCGACTTTATCTATTATGTGGCTGGCACATTTACAGAGCTTTTGGAGCAATCCAACAAGAATTTACGCGCCTTGGACGCGATTGAATACTGA
- a CDS encoding cation diffusion facilitator family transporter has product MSLVKKGNTSSAVAMAGNAVLALCKGGAFLFSGSGAMFASAMHSLADAINQGFVFVGSVLSEKKPTPRFPTGFGRVINIFCMIAVIVVTIMAYETIHEGIHLLQHPVGHTGGLWINIGVLVLNILIDGAILIKAMKEILKEARAPKASGFGLVPAAIKNVGRAAPPTRLVFYEDVVAVLGATLALISVVVIALTNFALLDGIVTTLIGCLMIAVAFRVGYDNMIGLIGVAAPQDIEDKVSQTILADTHVADIQMMRIIQEGRYYHVEGLIELTKGLSLADADDIKFRIQEKLMTNPDIADAAISIIEDDGVNSWGKKHADISQK; this is encoded by the coding sequence ATGTCTCTCGTCAAAAAAGGAAACACATCCTCTGCCGTAGCCATGGCGGGTAATGCAGTACTTGCTCTGTGCAAAGGAGGAGCCTTCCTATTCAGTGGTAGTGGTGCCATGTTCGCCTCGGCGATGCACTCTTTGGCTGACGCGATTAACCAGGGGTTTGTATTTGTCGGAAGTGTATTGTCTGAGAAAAAACCAACTCCACGATTCCCTACAGGATTCGGGCGTGTCATTAACATTTTCTGCATGATCGCCGTTATCGTGGTCACCATCATGGCCTATGAAACAATTCACGAGGGTATTCATTTGTTGCAGCATCCGGTTGGTCATACCGGTGGCTTATGGATTAACATCGGTGTACTCGTATTAAACATCTTGATTGACGGAGCCATTCTGATCAAAGCGATGAAGGAAATCCTGAAAGAAGCGCGTGCACCCAAAGCATCAGGATTCGGACTGGTACCTGCCGCCATCAAAAACGTAGGTCGCGCTGCACCACCAACACGTCTCGTATTCTACGAAGATGTGGTGGCAGTACTTGGGGCAACGCTTGCCCTGATCTCAGTTGTGGTCATTGCGCTGACCAACTTCGCGCTGCTCGACGGCATCGTAACTACGCTCATTGGTTGTCTCATGATCGCAGTAGCCTTCCGAGTCGGTTATGACAATATGATCGGACTCATCGGTGTAGCTGCTCCGCAGGATATTGAGGATAAAGTATCCCAGACCATTCTCGCAGATACCCATGTGGCTGATATCCAAATGATGCGCATCATTCAGGAAGGTCGCTATTATCATGTAGAAGGTCTGATTGAGTTAACTAAAGGGCTATCCCTCGCAGATGCGGATGATATCAAATTCCGTATTCAGGAGAAACTGATGACCAACCCGGACATTGCCGATGCAGCGATCTCCATTATTGAGGATGACGGCGTAAATAGCTGGGGCAAGAAACATGCTGACATATCACAAAAATAG
- a CDS encoding ABC transporter substrate-binding protein has product MKQLVRTFALVFVAAFALMILTSYLNKSQGYSGGNTLTIYNWGDYIDPDLLTEFEEETGMKVIYQTFDSNEAMLTKIEQGGTTFDVAIPSEYAISKMKEENLLVALDHSKLPNLKNIDARFMNLSFDEDNKFSIPYFWGTVGVVFNPELVDGLTFESWNDLWDPRLKNQILLLDGAREVMGMGLNSLGYSLNDTNEDHLQEALAKLSTLTPNVRAIVGDEIKMLLANEEAAVGLVWSGDASEIMDENDKLDYMVPEEGSNLWFDNMVIPTTARNVEGAHQFINFMLDPDHAARNAEYVGYSTPNAAALALLPEDITEDERFYPDETLTGKLEVYDNLGKKMLSHYNDLFLEFKMHSK; this is encoded by the coding sequence ATGAAGCAATTGGTACGGACATTTGCACTTGTCTTTGTGGCGGCCTTTGCCTTGATGATCCTAACGTCTTATCTGAACAAGAGCCAAGGCTATTCTGGCGGCAATACGCTGACCATCTATAACTGGGGCGATTATATTGATCCAGATCTGCTGACGGAGTTTGAGGAAGAGACAGGCATGAAGGTCATCTACCAGACGTTTGACTCCAATGAAGCGATGCTGACCAAGATTGAGCAGGGGGGAACCACGTTCGATGTGGCGATTCCTTCCGAGTATGCGATTAGCAAAATGAAAGAAGAGAACCTGCTCGTTGCCTTGGATCATAGCAAACTGCCTAATTTGAAGAATATTGACGCCCGGTTCATGAACCTGTCGTTTGACGAAGACAACAAGTTCTCTATTCCTTATTTCTGGGGAACGGTAGGTGTTGTGTTCAACCCGGAACTGGTCGATGGGCTGACATTTGAGAGCTGGAACGATCTGTGGGATCCTCGCTTGAAGAATCAGATTCTCTTACTCGACGGTGCTCGTGAAGTCATGGGAATGGGGCTTAACAGCCTGGGTTATTCCCTGAATGATACCAATGAGGATCACCTGCAAGAGGCACTCGCGAAGCTGTCTACATTAACGCCTAACGTCAGAGCAATTGTCGGAGATGAGATCAAAATGTTGCTCGCCAACGAGGAAGCAGCAGTTGGGCTCGTCTGGTCTGGAGACGCGTCTGAGATTATGGATGAGAACGACAAACTGGATTATATGGTGCCAGAGGAAGGCTCGAATCTATGGTTTGATAACATGGTCATTCCTACCACTGCACGAAATGTTGAGGGAGCGCATCAGTTTATCAATTTCATGTTAGATCCAGATCACGCTGCTCGTAATGCGGAGTACGTGGGGTATTCCACCCCGAATGCCGCTGCATTAGCGCTATTGCCTGAGGACATCACCGAGGATGAACGCTTTTATCCCGATGAGACGCTGACAGGTAAGCTTGAAGTGTACGATAATTTGGGCAAAAAAATGCTCTCGCATTACAACGACTTATTCCTGGAGTTTAAAATGCATAGCAAATAG
- a CDS encoding ABC transporter permease — translation MGRNGKLSNVYLAVVFAILYAPIAYLIFYSFNSGGHMRSFEGFTLEWYREVFADTRLLIIVLNTFVIALLSSAISTMLGVAGALAIYHVRRKRTKSTLLSLNNVLIVSPDVIIGASFLILFTMIGIKLGFTSVLLSHIAFSVPIVVIMVLPKLQEMSPTLMDAARDLGAGSWQILTRVVLPYVKPGIFAGFFMALTYSLDDFAVTFFVTGNGYSTLSVEIYSRARQGVSLSINALSTLLFLLTVLLVVGYYFINRRAARTPAGRGLRP, via the coding sequence ATGGGAAGAAACGGAAAACTGTCTAATGTCTATCTGGCTGTTGTATTTGCCATCCTATACGCACCGATCGCGTACCTGATCTTCTATTCCTTTAATAGTGGCGGCCATATGCGAAGCTTTGAAGGATTTACATTGGAGTGGTATAGGGAAGTATTTGCGGATACACGCCTGCTCATTATCGTTTTGAATACCTTTGTTATTGCGCTGTTATCCTCGGCCATTTCTACAATGCTGGGTGTGGCGGGTGCGCTCGCCATCTACCATGTACGCCGCAAACGAACAAAGAGTACCTTGTTATCACTGAATAACGTACTGATCGTCAGTCCCGATGTCATTATCGGTGCGTCGTTCCTCATTCTGTTTACGATGATTGGCATTAAGCTGGGTTTTACATCAGTTCTGCTATCTCATATTGCTTTTAGTGTACCGATCGTCGTTATTATGGTGCTGCCGAAACTACAGGAGATGAGCCCAACCTTGATGGATGCGGCGCGTGACCTTGGGGCAGGATCGTGGCAGATCCTAACGCGTGTGGTACTGCCGTATGTGAAGCCAGGCATATTTGCTGGATTTTTCATGGCACTAACCTATTCACTAGATGATTTTGCGGTAACCTTCTTCGTCACAGGAAACGGCTACTCTACGCTCTCCGTAGAGATCTATTCACGGGCACGCCAAGGTGTATCTTTGTCCATCAATGCATTGTCCACACTGTTGTTCCTGCTGACGGTACTGCTTGTTGTGGGCTACTACTTCATTAATCGCCGCGCGGCACGGACACCTGCTGGAAGGGGGCTACGTCCATGA
- a CDS encoding ABC transporter permease, whose translation MQTKASARNAYLIPYVLWMVLFVVAPVLLVVYYSFFDVEGNFTLGNYARFFTPVYMQMTLSSFWYALLITVFSLLISYPTAYLLTRTKHKQLWLLLIILPSWINLLLKAYAFIGLFGTYGLTNSLLEVIGIGSQQILFTDFSFIFVSVYIFIPFMILPIFNALEEMNPSLIYAARDLGASSWLTFRRVIFPLTLSGVKSGCQAVFIPALSLFMITRLIAGNRVITLGTAIEQHFLVTQDWGMGSTIAVFLIIAMALIMFLTGSGNKEVRHGKKRKTV comes from the coding sequence ATGCAGACTAAGGCGAGTGCACGCAATGCGTATCTGATTCCATATGTGCTATGGATGGTGTTGTTCGTTGTCGCCCCGGTATTGCTCGTTGTCTATTATTCGTTCTTCGATGTGGAGGGGAACTTTACGCTGGGCAATTATGCCCGCTTCTTCACGCCGGTATATATGCAGATGACGCTCAGTTCATTCTGGTACGCACTGCTCATTACCGTATTCTCTCTCTTGATCTCATATCCGACGGCGTATCTGCTAACTCGGACGAAGCATAAGCAGCTCTGGCTGCTGCTCATTATTTTGCCAAGCTGGATTAACCTGTTGTTAAAAGCCTATGCGTTCATCGGTTTGTTTGGTACATATGGTCTAACCAATTCCTTGCTGGAGGTTATTGGCATTGGGTCACAGCAGATCTTGTTTACCGATTTTAGTTTTATCTTTGTATCGGTGTACATTTTCATTCCGTTCATGATCTTGCCGATCTTCAACGCACTGGAAGAGATGAACCCATCACTGATCTATGCAGCGCGGGATCTAGGTGCTTCTTCATGGCTGACCTTCCGTAGGGTCATCTTCCCGTTGACACTTAGCGGTGTGAAATCGGGCTGCCAGGCTGTATTTATCCCGGCATTGTCCCTGTTCATGATTACCCGCCTGATAGCGGGGAACCGGGTGATTACGCTGGGGACAGCGATTGAGCAACATTTTCTCGTTACCCAAGACTGGGGAATGGGTTCGACCATTGCGGTCTTTTTGATTATCGCGATGGCTCTCATTATGTTTTTAACTGGATCAGGGAATAAGGAGGTGCGTCATGGGAAGAAACGGAAAACTGTCTAA
- a CDS encoding ABC transporter ATP-binding protein: MSDQQPIIRFDRVTQQYDQDEAVLKQVSFEIERGKFYTLLGPSGCGKTTILRLIAGFATPTQGSIYFNGALINSVPAHQRQVNTVFQDYALFPHLNVFENVAFGLRIKKMKTAEIRSKVLEALKFVNLSGYENREIGEMSGGQRQRVAIARAIVNEPEILLLDEPLSALDLKLRTEMQYELRELQQRLGITFIFVTHDQEEALAMSDEIFVLNGGVIQQSGTPNDIYDEPINRFVADFIGESNIVSGKMKQDFVVEFAGAEYECVDQGLQPDEPVEIVIRPEDLEITTEEQGKMKVNVDSQLFRGVHYEISTYDDAGNEWLVHSTKKADVGARIGLYFDPEAIHVMRFNETEEEFDKRLEAYQEAVHAD; encoded by the coding sequence ATGTCAGATCAACAACCGATTATCCGGTTCGACCGGGTAACTCAGCAATATGATCAAGATGAGGCTGTACTGAAGCAAGTTAGCTTTGAGATCGAGCGAGGTAAATTTTATACATTATTAGGACCGTCAGGCTGTGGTAAAACAACCATTTTGCGACTGATTGCTGGCTTTGCAACGCCAACACAAGGCAGCATTTATTTTAACGGTGCCTTAATTAACAGTGTGCCTGCCCATCAGCGGCAAGTGAACACGGTATTTCAAGATTACGCATTATTCCCACATTTGAATGTGTTTGAGAACGTCGCTTTTGGTTTGCGCATCAAAAAGATGAAAACGGCTGAAATTCGCAGCAAAGTATTGGAAGCACTCAAATTCGTCAACCTATCCGGTTATGAAAACCGTGAAATAGGCGAGATGTCTGGTGGTCAGAGACAACGTGTTGCCATTGCTCGTGCAATCGTCAACGAACCCGAAATCTTGCTGCTGGACGAGCCGTTATCAGCACTCGATCTGAAGCTTCGTACGGAGATGCAGTATGAGCTGCGTGAATTACAGCAACGGCTGGGAATCACGTTTATTTTTGTCACGCATGATCAGGAGGAAGCACTCGCGATGTCAGATGAGATCTTTGTCCTGAACGGTGGTGTGATCCAGCAGAGCGGGACGCCGAATGACATCTATGATGAGCCGATCAACCGTTTTGTCGCAGATTTCATCGGGGAATCTAACATTGTATCCGGTAAAATGAAGCAGGATTTTGTGGTGGAGTTTGCTGGTGCAGAGTATGAATGTGTGGATCAGGGGTTACAACCAGATGAACCTGTTGAGATTGTAATCCGTCCGGAGGATCTGGAGATCACGACCGAGGAACAAGGGAAAATGAAGGTCAACGTAGACTCCCAGCTATTCCGCGGGGTACATTACGAGATCTCTACCTACGATGATGCGGGCAATGAATGGTTGGTGCATTCCACGAAGAAAGCTGACGTAGGTGCACGAATCGGTCTATATTTTGATCCGGAAGCGATCCACGTTATGCGTTTCAACGAGACGGAAGAAGAGTTTGATAAACGACTAGAAGCATACCAAGAGGCTGTTCATGCAGACTAA
- a CDS encoding MFS transporter yields the protein MDIRRNLVLLMLICFLSQMGGFMIIPLFPLFIEEFGMSGWMMGIIFALFYVGKVLGGIPAAALYRKLGGKKALILMLLMLAVCMAGFAVSSTALLFGSLRLLQGFASTGLTVIVRSIVGDEGDVSNRGLYNGYISSSEGGGMVLGPVISGWLALHWPLSVPFWLVTLCCLMAMGAAWSMKGRSTTYLDILVTQDLNTHNPSSPTTDPPPIPTNAAAFVNPDPDQSNLPDTDNPARSQRQQFIGYATVHFLEMSAYAVFLTYFALYAAHIMQWNPLQTSLAFTVAGLSTLAAAPVAGYLSDRMGDRLLLCMLGMLMIGIEVIVFLSTASYLWVYVGMLIGGVGGACYMDSFFAHVGDHIPEKNRSNVIGKIVSAAEIGSIVSPIIAALLVEYSSLYAVFVFNLLLIAAAIGVQAVMRSRHRVHQR from the coding sequence GTGGATATCCGACGTAACCTCGTTTTGCTTATGCTCATTTGTTTTCTCAGTCAGATGGGCGGCTTCATGATCATCCCTCTGTTTCCTTTATTCATTGAAGAATTCGGGATGAGCGGATGGATGATGGGCATTATTTTTGCACTCTTTTATGTCGGGAAAGTACTGGGTGGTATCCCTGCCGCCGCTCTATATCGCAAACTGGGGGGCAAGAAAGCTCTGATTCTCATGCTCCTGATGCTCGCCGTCTGCATGGCGGGTTTTGCTGTCTCTTCCACTGCTCTACTCTTCGGTTCATTGCGGCTACTTCAAGGATTCGCCTCTACAGGTCTTACAGTAATAGTACGATCCATCGTTGGGGATGAAGGCGATGTAAGCAACCGTGGGTTATATAACGGCTACATCAGCAGCAGTGAAGGCGGCGGTATGGTTCTTGGCCCTGTCATTAGTGGCTGGTTAGCATTACACTGGCCTTTATCCGTCCCCTTTTGGCTAGTTACACTCTGCTGTCTTATGGCTATGGGTGCAGCGTGGAGCATGAAGGGCAGGAGCACCACATACCTGGATATACTAGTAACGCAAGATCTGAATACACATAACCCTTCCTCTCCTACTACAGATCCACCTCCTATCCCCACCAATGCCGCTGCATTCGTAAACCCTGATCCTGATCAAAGTAACCTCCCTGACACAGATAACCCGGCACGATCGCAGAGACAACAATTTATTGGTTATGCCACCGTTCATTTTCTTGAGATGAGTGCCTATGCTGTATTCCTGACCTACTTCGCTCTGTATGCGGCTCATATTATGCAGTGGAACCCACTCCAGACCAGTCTGGCCTTCACCGTTGCGGGTCTCTCCACACTGGCGGCAGCACCCGTTGCAGGTTATTTGTCCGACCGCATGGGCGATCGTTTGTTGTTATGTATGCTCGGTATGCTGATGATCGGTATTGAAGTAATCGTATTTCTAAGCACGGCGTCTTATCTATGGGTATATGTGGGCATGTTGATTGGAGGCGTGGGCGGTGCATGTTATATGGATTCGTTCTTCGCACACGTCGGTGACCACATTCCGGAAAAGAATCGGAGTAACGTGATTGGAAAGATTGTGTCTGCTGCGGAGATCGGCTCCATCGTGTCCCCGATCATCGCTGCATTACTCGTTGAGTACAGCTCTCTATATGCCGTATTTGTGTTCAATCTGCTGTTGATTGCCGCCGCTATTGGGGTTCAAGCTGTCATGCGCAGCCGTCACCGAGTGCATCAAAGGTAG
- a CDS encoding MarR family winged helix-turn-helix transcriptional regulator: MTERIPQQQVNDALFSFLQSIYLFEQREVERFHVDWNEVYLLQLLIRYPGMRISEISNRMRVKDFVTSRMVTKLEKAGLANRTTSKTDKRVVEVFITSEGRAKIQSIEDFNYSTVSSSLHHFTPEQIHMLLHTIGQLDTLLNLKPEGEDQHDHNDTKS; this comes from the coding sequence ATGACTGAAAGAATTCCTCAGCAACAAGTGAATGATGCTTTATTTTCATTTTTACAGAGTATTTATCTATTCGAACAGAGAGAGGTTGAACGATTCCACGTCGATTGGAATGAGGTGTATCTACTCCAGCTTCTGATCCGGTATCCAGGTATGCGAATATCCGAGATTTCGAATCGCATGAGAGTGAAGGACTTTGTAACAAGCCGGATGGTGACCAAACTCGAAAAGGCAGGGCTCGCGAATCGAACCACCTCGAAGACCGATAAACGAGTCGTTGAAGTGTTCATCACCTCCGAAGGCAGAGCCAAGATTCAATCTATTGAGGATTTCAACTATTCAACGGTATCCTCCAGTCTTCACCACTTCACCCCTGAGCAGATCCATATGCTGCTACACACCATTGGGCAGCTTGACACACTTCTGAATCTCAAGCCCGAAGGAGAGGATCAGCATGACCACAACGACACTAAATCATAA
- a CDS encoding SDR family NAD(P)-dependent oxidoreductase, producing the protein MTTTTLNHKKVIVTGASSGIGLEVVKLLLQQNCTIVAAAKEIGGLTPDDIQLFAYVGDLSTQEGIDQLFDFALDVMGDVDIFVANAGFAYYELLGSPDWQHISNIFNINTFGAIYSAQKMKQLLGDRPYTVMCTASGMGILPLPGYALYSATKAAIRGFAQAYRYELSSGQHFKVIYPISTRTDFFKNAGNSPMPWPSQTAAAVASALVRGLGSGKRDIYPSLTFRLMNTLNRIFPFVLRLYANHENAKLQQWVQQKQREEKLK; encoded by the coding sequence ATGACCACAACGACACTAAATCATAAGAAGGTCATTGTTACCGGAGCCTCCTCGGGAATAGGGTTAGAAGTTGTAAAGCTGCTCCTCCAGCAAAATTGCACCATCGTGGCCGCGGCCAAAGAAATCGGCGGTCTAACGCCGGATGATATTCAGTTATTCGCCTATGTCGGTGACCTGTCCACACAGGAAGGAATTGATCAGTTATTCGATTTTGCCCTTGACGTCATGGGTGACGTTGATATTTTTGTCGCCAATGCAGGCTTTGCTTATTATGAGCTGCTCGGCTCGCCAGACTGGCAACATATCTCCAACATCTTTAACATCAATACCTTCGGAGCGATCTACAGTGCACAGAAGATGAAGCAGCTTCTTGGGGATCGTCCATATACCGTCATGTGCACAGCCAGTGGAATGGGGATTCTGCCACTGCCCGGATATGCACTCTACAGTGCAACGAAGGCGGCGATTCGCGGGTTTGCCCAGGCATACCGATATGAGCTGAGCTCAGGTCAACACTTCAAAGTCATATACCCCATCTCCACCCGTACCGATTTCTTCAAAAATGCAGGTAATAGCCCTATGCCGTGGCCTTCACAAACGGCGGCAGCCGTCGCTTCTGCTCTGGTCAGAGGGTTAGGCTCGGGGAAAAGAGACATCTACCCTTCGTTGACTTTTCGTTTAATGAATACACTTAATCGCATTTTTCCATTTGTTTTACGTTTATACGCCAATCATGAAAATGCAAAATTACAACAGTGGGTTCAGCAGAAGCAAAGAGAGGAGAAACTCAAATGA